One Staphylococcus ratti DNA segment encodes these proteins:
- the rapZ gene encoding RNase adapter RapZ, with amino-acid sequence MQQEDKNEIVKSELLVITGLSGAGKSVVIQSLEDLGYFCVDNLPPILLPKFIELMEQGNPTLQKVAIGIDLRGREFFKYLVKEIDDVLSRKNVITDVLFVDATTEKLISRYKETRRRHPLQDQNNLTLVEAISEERNLLSDIRSMANYNVDTTNLSPKELRTRVYEYFNKSNHPTFIINVQSFGFKRGIQIDADLVFDVRFLPNPYYVKSLRPLTGMNEEVYNYVMKWKETNIFYEKLLDLLLFMIPGYKKEGKSQLVIAIGCTGGQHRSVALAQRLSEDLKQHFDYDIYVHHRDAHFESGDKHEAN; translated from the coding sequence ATGCAACAAGAAGATAAAAATGAAATAGTCAAAAGTGAACTGTTAGTTATCACAGGTTTATCAGGAGCAGGAAAGTCAGTCGTCATTCAAAGTTTAGAGGATTTAGGCTACTTTTGCGTGGATAATTTACCTCCTATACTACTGCCTAAATTTATTGAACTTATGGAACAAGGGAATCCTACACTTCAAAAAGTAGCAATTGGTATCGATTTACGTGGACGTGAGTTCTTTAAATATCTTGTGAAGGAAATTGATGATGTCTTAAGTCGAAAAAATGTCATTACAGATGTGCTTTTTGTCGATGCGACAACAGAAAAATTAATATCAAGATATAAAGAGACGAGACGCAGACATCCATTACAAGACCAAAATAATTTGACTTTAGTTGAAGCGATTAGCGAAGAACGCAATTTACTTTCAGATATTCGTAGTATGGCTAACTACAACGTGGATACTACGAATTTATCACCGAAAGAATTACGTACACGTGTGTATGAATATTTTAATAAATCAAATCATCCTACATTTATAATTAATGTCCAAAGCTTTGGTTTTAAACGTGGTATACAAATAGATGCGGATTTAGTGTTTGACGTCCGTTTTTTACCTAATCCATATTATGTTAAATCGTTACGTCCATTAACCGGAATGAATGAAGAAGTCTATAATTACGTAATGAAGTGGAAAGAAACAAACATATTCTATGAAAAATTATTAGATTTATTATTGTTTATGATTCCGGGGTATAAAAAAGAAGGGAAATCACAACTTGTTATTGCGATTGGATGTACAGGTGGACAGCATCGTTCTGTTGCTTTAGCGCAACGTTTATCTGAAGATCTTAAGCAGCACTTTGACTATGATATTTATGTGCATCATAGAGATGCACATTTTGAAAGTGGCGATAAGCATGAAGCAAATTAA
- the trxB gene encoding thioredoxin-disulfide reductase, with translation MSEQKRYDVAIIGAGPAGMTASVYASRANLDTVMIERGMPGGQMANTEEVENFPGFEMISGPDLSSKMFEHAKKFGAEYKYGDIKGIEDKGDYKVIDLGSNQVEATAVIIATGAEYKKIGVPGESELGGRGVSYCAVCDGAFFKNKNVYVIGGGDSAVEEGTFLTKFADKVTIVHRRDKLRAQKILQDRAFKNEKIDFIWNHTLKSVNEKDGKVGSLTLVSTEDGTEQTVEADGLFIYIGMKPLTQPFENLGITNEAGYVVANPDMSTAVKGIYVAGDVREKGLRQIVTATSDGSIAAQSVQEYIEALKDKAEA, from the coding sequence ATGTCAGAACAAAAAAGATATGATGTTGCAATTATCGGGGCTGGGCCAGCAGGGATGACAGCATCAGTTTATGCCTCACGCGCGAATTTAGATACAGTTATGATTGAACGCGGCATGCCAGGTGGACAAATGGCAAATACAGAAGAAGTTGAAAATTTCCCTGGTTTTGAAATGATTTCTGGACCGGATTTATCAAGTAAAATGTTTGAACATGCAAAGAAATTTGGCGCAGAATATAAATATGGGGATATTAAAGGAATTGAAGATAAAGGTGACTATAAAGTCATTGATTTAGGATCGAACCAAGTTGAAGCGACAGCAGTTATCATTGCGACAGGTGCAGAATACAAAAAGATTGGCGTCCCAGGTGAATCAGAACTTGGCGGTCGAGGCGTAAGTTATTGTGCGGTATGTGATGGTGCGTTCTTTAAAAATAAAAATGTTTACGTCATTGGTGGAGGCGACTCTGCAGTTGAAGAAGGGACGTTTTTAACAAAATTTGCGGATAAAGTAACAATTGTTCACCGTCGTGACAAGTTACGCGCACAAAAAATCCTTCAAGATCGTGCTTTTAAAAATGAAAAAATCGATTTTATTTGGAATCATACGTTAAAATCAGTGAATGAAAAAGATGGGAAAGTAGGTTCGCTTACACTTGTCTCTACTGAAGATGGAACGGAGCAAACGGTAGAAGCAGATGGCTTATTCATTTACATTGGTATGAAACCTTTAACACAGCCTTTTGAAAATTTAGGTATTACAAATGAAGCAGGGTACGTTGTTGCAAATCCAGATATGAGTACAGCGGTCAAAGGTATTTATGTTGCTGGAGATGTACGAGAAAAAGGATTGCGTCAAATTGTGACAGCAACAAGTGACGGTAGTATTGCGGCACAAAGTGTCCAAGAATATATTGAAGCACTTAAAGATAAAGCAGAAGCTTAA
- a CDS encoding gluconeogenesis factor YvcK family protein, producing the protein MKQIKLVLIGGGTGLSVLARGLKKFPIDITCIVTVADDGGSTGKIRHEMDIPAPGDVRNVLAALSDVEPTLEQLFQYRFEEDKISGHSLGNLLIAAMTNITDDFGHAVKELSRILNIKGRVIPSTISSVSLNAEMEDGEIVAGESNIPSKHKKIKRVFLEPANAEPMDEAVEALLEADLIVLGPGSLYTSVISNLCVEGIANAIVESKAKKLYVSNIMTQPGETDGYSVLDHIDAIHQQLGHKVIDFVIANEITFSKEILNKYKEKGACPVYYDKNELHKSGIKLVTGENLAQISENHHVRHCNEVLADMIYDIALEEIGTIQFNLKRMKRS; encoded by the coding sequence ATGAAGCAAATTAAACTTGTATTAATTGGTGGTGGCACAGGCCTATCTGTGCTTGCGAGAGGTTTGAAAAAGTTTCCAATAGACATTACATGTATCGTAACAGTCGCTGACGATGGCGGAAGCACAGGGAAAATACGGCATGAAATGGATATTCCGGCCCCTGGTGACGTACGCAATGTCTTGGCCGCATTAAGTGATGTTGAGCCTACATTGGAACAATTATTTCAATACCGTTTTGAAGAAGATAAAATAAGTGGACATTCACTTGGAAATCTTTTAATTGCGGCAATGACGAATATTACAGATGATTTCGGTCATGCGGTTAAAGAGTTAAGCAGAATACTCAATATCAAAGGGCGCGTGATTCCTTCGACCATATCCAGTGTCTCTTTAAATGCTGAAATGGAAGACGGGGAAATCGTCGCAGGGGAATCTAACATTCCGAGCAAACATAAAAAAATTAAACGTGTTTTCCTTGAACCGGCCAATGCAGAACCGATGGATGAAGCGGTAGAGGCTTTACTAGAGGCTGACTTAATCGTCCTTGGTCCGGGCTCTTTATATACGAGCGTTATTTCAAATTTGTGTGTTGAAGGTATTGCTAATGCGATTGTAGAGAGTAAAGCTAAAAAGTTATACGTTTCTAATATTATGACGCAACCAGGTGAAACAGACGGTTATTCTGTACTTGATCATATAGATGCAATTCATCAACAATTGGGACATAAAGTCATCGATTTTGTTATCGCAAATGAAATTACGTTTTCAAAAGAAATTTTGAACAAATATAAAGAAAAAGGGGCATGCCCTGTTTATTATGATAAGAACGAGCTTCATAAAAGTGGCATAAAGTTAGTGACTGGGGAAAATTTGGCGCAAATCTCAGAAAATCACCATGTACGTCATTGTAATGAAGTTTTAGCGGATATGATATACGATATTGCACTTGAAGAAATTGGTACGATTCAGTTTAATCTAAAGCGTATGAAGCGTTCCTAA